Genomic DNA from Planctomycetota bacterium:
GGATGAGAACGGCGTGACGCACGTCGTCCACTTCGCCGCCGAGTCGCACGTGGATCGCTCGATCATGTCGTCGGGCCCGTTCGTGCAGACCAATGTCGTTGGCACCCAGATCTTGCTCGACGAAGCCAAGAAGCGCGACTGCGAACGCTTCCTCATGGTCAGCACAGACGAGGTTTACGGCACCCTGCCCGAGGACGACAAGTCGGTCATGTTCACCGAGGACACGCCCCTCGCCCCGAACTCCCCGTATTCCGCGAGTAAGTGCGGCGGTGACGTGCTGGTCCGCAGCTACTTCGAGACCCACGGCATGCCCGTGCTCACCACGCGCTGCTCCAACAACTACGGCCCCTACCACTTCCCCGAAAAGCTCATCCCCCTGTTCGTCACCAACCTGATGGAGGACAAGCAAGTCCCCCTCTACGGCGACGGCATGAACATCCGCGACTGGCTCTACGTCGAGGATCACTGCGACGCGATCTGGAACGTGCTCACCAAAGCCAAGCCCGGCGAGGTCTACAACGTCGGCGGCAACAACGAGATGACCAACCGCCGCATCACCGAGATCGTCCTCGAAGCGATGGGCAAGGACTGGG
This window encodes:
- the rfbB gene encoding dTDP-glucose 4,6-dehydratase; the protein is MSTLLVTGAAGFIGSNFVRMLLNRGEDVRLVAFDKLTYAGNLANLQDLLAAHPDKLTFVKGDICNADDVATAMDENGVTHVVHFAAESHVDRSIMSSGPFVQTNVVGTQILLDEAKKRDCERFLMVSTDEVYGTLPEDDKSVMFTEDTPLAPNSPYSASKCGGDVLVRSYFETHGMPVLTTRCSNNYGPYHFPEKLIPLFVTNLMEDKQVPLYGDGMNIRDWLYVEDHCDAIWNVLTKAKPGEVYNVGGNNEMTNRRITEIVLEAMGKDWDTSVKYVQDRAGHDRRYAIDASKIKRDLGWEPKHRFEDAIKTTIQWYRDNQDWWRAIKSGEYMKYYDEQYAGR